In one window of Mercurialis annua linkage group LG4, ddMerAnnu1.2, whole genome shotgun sequence DNA:
- the LOC126678584 gene encoding polygalacturonase-like, translated as MAINKTKIALIKISVLLFLVSTLQILQATGTFDVTKYGAKANGEEDISKALLCAWEAACNSVGVSTVLIPKGKYALRQVDISGPCKGSMVLRVEGTVEAPVDPNELNGDFWIAFSHIDHFTVTGGGTFDGQGEMTWKKYNCMEKKGCKALPISLRFNFIDNAIVEDITSLDSKNFHVNVMGCKNITFQRFSVVAPGHSLNTDGIHIGRCNGVKILDSNIGTGDDCISIGDASQQITVKGVTCGPGHGISIGSLGKYPNEGPVSAVFISNCTLSNTDNGLRIKSWPALHNGLASNLRFEDIIMSNVSNPILIDQMYCPWNRCDKNGQSKVKISDVSFKNIRGTSTTPVAVQLICSKGIPCENVKLGNIDLQLLGGGTTKSQCSNVKPIITGAVPAGC; from the exons atggcTATCAATAAAACAAAGATTgccttaattaaaatatcagtTCTGCTTTTTTTAGTTTCCACCCTTCAAATTTTGCAAGCAACTGGTACGTTTGATGTTACAAAATATGGAGCCAAAGCTAATGGGGAAGAAGATATAAGCAAGGCTTTATTATGTGCCTGGGAAGCTGCATGTAATTCTGTGGGTGTAAGCACAGTTTTGATCCCAAAAGGCAAATATGCATTACGGCAGGTGGATATCTCCGGTCCTTGTAAGGGCTCAATGGTGCTTCGTGTCGAAGGAACAGTAGAGGCGCCGGTCGATCCTAATGAACTCAATGGAGATTTTTGGATTGCTTTTAGTCACATTGATCATTTTACGGTCACCGGCGGTGGCACTTTTGACGGACAAGGAGAAATGACATGGAAGAAGTATAATTGTATGGAGAAAAAAGGTTGCAAGGCCCTTCCTATT AGTTTGAGGTTCAATTTCATCGATAATGCTATAGTGGAAGACATAACTTCTTTGGATAGCAAGAATTTTCACGTCAATGTCATGGGTTGTAAAAACATTACCTTCCAACGATTTTCAGTCGTTGCACCGGGGCATAGTCTAAATACAGACGGAATTCATATCGGACGTTGTAACGGAGTCAAGATTCTTGACAGCAACATAGGTACCGGTGACGATTGTATCTCCATCGGCGATGCTAGCCAACAAATAACAGTGAAAGGAGTGACATGTGGACCTGGACATGGCATCAGCATCGGAAGTCTAGGAAAATATCCAAATGAAGGACCTGTGTCGGCTGTTTTTATTTCAAACTGCACCCTTTCTAATACTGATAATGGTCTTAGGATCAAATCTTGGCCAGCTTTGCATAATGGTTTGGCTTCTAATTTGCGGTTTGAAGATATTATCATGAGTAATGTCTCCAATCCTATTCTCATTGATCAAATGTACTGCCCATGGAACCGGTGCGATAAAAAT GGTCAATCAAAGGTTAAGATCAGTGACGTGagctttaaaaatataagaggAACTTCTACAACACCTGTTGCAGTTCAATTAATTTGTAGTAAAGGCATTCCTTGTGAAAATGTGAAACTTGGTAACATTGATCTTCAATTGCTCGGCGGTGGTACCACAAAATCTCAATGTTCAAATGTCAAGCCTATAATTACCGGAGCAGTTCCTGCTGGTTGTTAA
- the LOC126676385 gene encoding protein DETOXIFICATION 14-like, with amino-acid sequence MDSGEEGVEKKWGTGFVEEVKKESLIAAPMVAVSVLQYLLQVASVVMVGHLGQLQLSSVAIATSLTNVLGFSLLSGMAGGVETLCGQAYGAQQYQKLGIYTYSAIISLLMVCPPICLLWIFMDKWLSLIGQDPAISHQACQYSICLIPALFGSAILKPLTRFLQTQSVIFPMLLSSFLVLIFHTITCWSFVYKLEFGFKGPALAFSLSIWLNVALLGVYVKYSSVCEKTRSPLSKDAFYGIGEFFRLAVPSAVMVCLKWWSMELLILLSGLLPNPKLETSVLSICLTISTLHFTVPYGFGAAASTRVSNELGAGNPQSARLAVVVAMCLAGAEAIIVSIAIFFSRHILGYAYSNEKQVVSYVGSMAPLICLSIIMDSLQAVLSGVARGCGWQRIGAYVNIGAFYVVGLPISVVLGFVVNLGGKGFWIGIIVGSLIQSTLLSLITASTNWKKQVSKARERIFHISIDNEDK; translated from the exons ATGGATAGTGGGGAAGAAGGTGTAGAGAAAAAATGGGGTACTGGTTTTGTGGAAGAGGTAAAAAAAGAAAGCTTGATAGCAGCTCCAATGGTGGCAGTTTCAGTGTTGCAGTATTTGCTTCAAGTTGCATCAGTGGTAATGGTTGGTCATCTTGGCCAGCTTCAACTTTCTAGTGTTGCCATCGCCACTTCTCTTACTAATGTTCTAGGATTTAGTCTTCTT TCTGGAATGGCAGGTGGAGTAGAAACTCTATGTGGTCAAGCTTATGGAGCTCAACAGTATCAAAAGCTTGGAATTTATACATACTCTGCCATCATCTCTCTACTCATGGTTTGCCCTCCAATATGCCTTCTCTGGATTTTCATGGACAAATGGCTCTCTCTCATTGGTCAAGACCCTGCAATCTCACATCAGGCTTGTCAATATTCAATCTGCCTAATTCCTGCATTGTTCGGCAGTGCAATTCTGAAGCCTTTAACTCGTTTTCTTCAGACACAAAGTGTTATCTTTCCGATGCTTTTGAGCTCTTTTTTGGTTCTGATTTTCCATACTATTACTTGTTGGAGCTTTGTTTATAAGTTAGAATTCGGGTTTAAGGGTCCGGCTTTAGCCTTCAGTTTATCAATTTGGTTGAATGTAGCTCTACTTGGCGTTTATGTGAAGTACTCTTCAGTCTGCGAAAAAACTCGGTCGCCATTGTCGAAGGATGCATTTTATGGTATCGGTGAATTTTTCCGCCTTGCTGTTCCATCCGCCGTAATGGTTTG TCTTAAATGGTGGTCGATGGAGTTGCTAATTTTGCTTTCTGGCCTATTACCAAATCCAAAATTGGAGACTTCTGTGCTCTCTATATG CCTTACAATCTCAACTTTGCACTTCACCGTACCATATGGATTTGGAGCTGCAGCAAG TACTCGAGTATCGAATGAACTGGGCGCTGGTAATCCACAATCGGCTAGATTGGCTGTTGTGGTAGCAATGTGCCTTGCCGGAGCAGAGGCGATCATTGTAAGCATCGCAATCTTCTTTAGTCGGCACATTTTGGGGTATGCTTATAGCAATGAGAAGCAAGTCGTGAGTTATGTCGGAAGCATGGCTCCTCTGATTTGTCTTTCGATTATCATGGACAGTTTACAAGCAGTTCTTTCTG GTGTTGCTAGAGGGTGTGGATGGCAGCGTATAGGAGCGTATGTAAATATTGGTGCATTTTACGTAGTTGGGCTACCAATAAGTGTGGTGCTTGGTTTTGTAGTCAATTTAGGAGGAAAAGGGTTTTGGATTGGAATAATAGTTGGCTCATTGATCCAATCCACTCTGCTTTCTCTTATTACAGCCTCCACTAATTGGAAAAAACAG GTAAGCAAGGCAAGGGAGAGGATATTTCACATATCTATAGACAATGAAGacaaataa
- the LOC126678086 gene encoding 2-hydroxyacyl-CoA lyase, producing the protein MSESNSQNAPETQVNGNLLAAKSLARYGVTHMFGVVGIPVTSLANRAVSMGIRFIAFHNEQSAGYAASAYGYLTGKPGLLLTVSGPGSVHGLAGLSNAMVNTWPMVMISGSCDQNDVGRGDFQELDQIEAVKPFSKLSVKAKNVKDLPNCVFQVLDRAVSGRPGGCYLDIPSDVLHQTVTESEAESLLSDADKLIESKSTLNGSEFTSSELEKAAELLRRAERPLVVFGKGAAYARAENELKKLVELTGIPFLPTPMGKGLLPDNHELAASAARSLAIGKCDVAIVVGARLNWLLHFGEPPKWSKDVKFILVDISKDEIELRKPHLGLVGDAKKILELLNKEIKDDPFCLAKNHPWVEAISKKVRENVLKAEAQLSKDVVPFNFLTPMRIIRDAIAGVGSPAPVVVSEGANTMDVGRSVLVQTEPRTRLDAGTWGTMGVGLGYCIAAAVAEPTRLVVAVEGDSGFGFSAMEVETLVRYQLPVVVIVFNNGGVYGGDRRSPEELAGPFKDDPAPTSFVPGAAYHVLIEAFGGKGYLVATPDELKSALSESFSARKPAVINVIIDPYAGSESGRLQHKN; encoded by the exons ATGTCGGAATCAAATTCCCAAAATGCACCGGAAACTCAAGTCAACGGCAACCTTCTCGCCGCCAAATCTCTCGCACGTTACGGTGTTACCCACATGTTCGGAGTGGTGGGGATTCCCGTCACATCCCTCGCAAACCGCGCCGTATCCATGGGCATCCGTTTCATAGCTTTTCATAACGAGCAATCCGCCGGCTATGCCGCCTCCGCATACGGTTACCTTACCGGTAAACCCGGATTGCTTCTTACTGTGTCGGGTCCGGGTAGTGTTCATGGGCTTGCTGGATTATCAAATGCTATGGTGAATACGTGGCCGATGGTTATGATTTCAGGTTCTTGTGATCAGAACGACGTCGGCCGGGGAGACTTTCAGGAGCTTGATCAGATAGAGGCAGTGAAACCCTTCTCAAAGTTGTCTGTAaaagctaaaaatgttaaagatTTACCTAATTGCGTCTTCCAAGTTCTTGATCGGGCCGTTTCGGGGCGGCCTGGTGGGTGTTATTTAGATATTCCTTCTGATGTTCTGCACCAAACGGTTACAGAATCAGAAGCTGAGAGCTTGTTGAGTGATGCTGATAAGTTAATCGAGTCGAAATCGACTCTGAATGGAAGTGAGTTCACAAGTTCGGAACTTGAAAAGGCGGCCGAGTTGCTTAGAAGGGCAGAAAGGCCGTTAGTTGTGTTCGGGAAAGGCGCTGCTTATGCGCGAGCGGAGAACGAGTTGAAGAAGCTTGTGGAATTAACAGGTATTCCCTTTTTACCTACTCCTATGGGAAAAGGGTTATTGCCTGATAATCATGAACTTGCAGCTAGTGCAGCTAGGTCACTTGCTATTGGTAAATGTGATGTTGCTATTGTTGTTGGTGCTAGGCTTAATTGGTTGCTTCATTTTGGTGAGCCTCCTAAGTGGTCTAAGGATGTTAAGTTTATATTAGTTGATATTAGTAAGGATGAGATTGAGTTAAGGAAACCGCATCTTGGTTTAGTTGGAGATGCTAAGAAGATATTGGAACTTTTAAATAAGGAGATTAAAGACGACCCATTTTGTCTGGCGAAGAATCATCCTTGGGTTGAGGCAATTTCGAAGAAAGTAAGGGAGAATGTGTTAAAGGCAGAAGCTCAATTGTCTAAGGATGTTGTTCCATTCAATTTCTTGACCCCTATGAGGATTATAAGGGATGCAATTGCTGGAGTGGGAAGTCCTGCTCCTGTAGTTGTTTCGGAGGGTGCTAATACTATGGATGTTGGTAGATCTGTCTTGGTTCAGACTGAGCCTAGGACTAGGTTGGATGCTGGGACTTGGGGAACTATGGGGGTTGGGTTGGGTTATTGTATTGCTGCTGCTGTAGCTGAGCCTACTAGGCTTGTGGTTGCAGTTGAAGGTGACTCTGGATTTGGGTTCAGTGCCATGGAAGTTGAG aCATTGGTTCGGTATCAGTTGCCTGTGGTTGTCATCGTTTTCAATAATGGTGGTGTATATGGTGGCGATCGGAGAAGTCCTGAAGAACTAGCCGGTCCTTTTAAAGATGATCCAGCGCCAACATCTTTTGTACCTGGGGCTGCTTATCACGTTCTAATTGAAGCATTTGGTGGCAAAGGCTATCTAGTTGCGACACCCGATGAACTCAAGTCTGCCCTTTCTGAATCATTTTCTGCACGAAAACCCGCTGTAATAAATGTTATTATTGATCCATACGCCGGTTCAGAAAGTGGAAGGCTACAACACAAAAACTGA
- the LOC126676388 gene encoding uncharacterized protein LOC126676388, with the protein MDPSRISLRPFRLSDVDDFFKWFTDVKVAKNLRWNPITSTEEALSHLENIAIPNPTHYSICLHDRSIGFIAFWPGTLADDKHKASIGYAVSADYWGQGIATIALKIGLCRVFEDLANLVRVEAYTLADNGRSHRLLEKVGFVKEGLLRKWYNYRGEVRDSILYSFLSTDKIL; encoded by the coding sequence ATGGATCCGTCAAGAATTTCGCTCCGTCCATTCAGGCTGTCCGATGTCGACGATTTCTTCAAATGGTTCACCGATGTTAAGGTGGCGAAGAATTTAAGATGGAATCCAATTACCTCAACGGAAGAAGCATTATCACATCTTGAAAACATAGCCATACCCAATCCAACTCATTATTCCATATGTTTGCATGATCGTTCAATCGGATTCATCGCCTTCTGGCCAGGAACACTTGCCGACGACAAACACAAAGCAAGCATCGGATATGCGGTGAGTGCAGATTACTGGGGACAAGGAATAGCAACAATCGCATTGAAGATTGGTCTGTGTAGAGTTTTTGAAGACTTGGCTAACTTGGTGAGGGTGGAAGCTTATACGTTGGCAGATAATGGAAGATCTCATAGGTTGCTTGAGAAAGTTGGATTTGTAAAAGAAGGTTTGCTCAGGAAATGGTATAATTATCGAGGTGAAGTTAGAGATTCCATTCTCTACAGTTTCCTCTCAACCGACAAAATTTTGTAA